The proteins below are encoded in one region of Sideroxydans lithotrophicus ES-1:
- a CDS encoding WbuC family cupin fold metalloprotein has translation MKKLTSADLASLGQQASLSPRLRANSNLHQELSDPIQRLAIAMEPDTLILPHRHPHTWEVLTALRGRFTVLVFDDAGKVIERAVLGEDVSVVEIPADGWHAVLSRDEGAVIFEVKHGPYAPIGEADVAAWSKGRSAAELNAWYAVAKVGDRLV, from the coding sequence TTGAAGAAACTGACATCGGCCGACCTGGCCTCACTCGGCCAGCAAGCCAGCCTATCACCGCGCTTGCGCGCCAATTCCAACCTGCATCAGGAACTCAGCGACCCCATCCAGCGCCTCGCCATCGCCATGGAGCCGGACACACTGATCCTGCCGCATCGCCATCCGCACACCTGGGAGGTGTTGACCGCCTTGCGCGGCCGCTTCACCGTGCTGGTGTTCGACGACGCAGGCAAGGTCATCGAGCGCGCCGTGCTGGGCGAGGATGTCAGCGTGGTGGAGATCCCTGCCGACGGCTGGCATGCCGTGTTGTCGCGCGACGAAGGAGCGGTGATCTTCGAAGTGAAACACGGACCTTATGCGCCGATCGGCGAGGCGGATGTCGCTGCGTGGAGCAAGGGCCGCAGCGCAGCCGAGCTGAACGCATGGTATGCCGTGGCCAAGGTGGGGGACAGGCTCGTCT
- the phnD gene encoding phosphate/phosphite/phosphonate ABC transporter substrate-binding protein, with translation MLNLCKAFLYAMAISLAVPNAAQASELKPLILGVHPYLPHDELISRFTPLANYIADTIGRPVEVRVGRDYAEHIKAIGNDTIDIAYMGPSPYVEMVERYGRKPLLARQVINGNPYLKGEIIVRQDSPLKTLADLKGKCFLFGDINSTMSYIMPQHMLEHAGVPLSRLGSYKFLEGHKNVALAVLSGTCDAGAVKQEVFQEFEPKGLRALAELPLVVDHLFVTSGKLPAPLVRKLRKAFIALNGLPEGRQIMTSIHPDMTALVPPKDHDYDSLRTLMKSKPSSGH, from the coding sequence ATGCTGAATCTATGCAAAGCGTTTCTGTATGCCATGGCCATTTCGCTGGCTGTCCCGAATGCAGCGCAAGCTTCAGAACTCAAGCCACTCATCCTCGGCGTCCATCCTTATCTGCCCCACGACGAACTCATCTCCCGCTTCACCCCCCTGGCAAATTACATCGCCGACACCATCGGTCGACCGGTAGAGGTGCGTGTCGGCCGGGACTACGCCGAACACATCAAGGCCATCGGCAACGACACTATCGATATCGCCTATATGGGACCGTCCCCATATGTGGAGATGGTGGAAAGATACGGAAGAAAACCGCTGCTGGCACGACAGGTGATCAATGGCAACCCTTACCTGAAGGGCGAGATCATCGTCCGACAGGACAGTCCACTCAAAACACTTGCCGACTTGAAAGGGAAATGCTTCCTGTTCGGCGATATCAATTCGACGATGAGCTACATCATGCCCCAGCATATGCTCGAGCATGCCGGGGTTCCATTAAGCCGCCTTGGCAGCTACAAGTTCCTTGAAGGCCACAAGAATGTCGCGTTGGCGGTGCTTTCCGGCACGTGCGACGCGGGCGCAGTGAAGCAGGAAGTATTTCAGGAATTCGAGCCCAAGGGCCTGCGGGCCCTGGCCGAATTGCCACTGGTCGTCGATCATCTGTTTGTTACAAGCGGCAAGCTTCCTGCTCCACTGGTGCGCAAATTGCGCAAGGCGTTCATTGCACTGAACGGACTCCCCGAAGGCAGGCAGATCATGACCAGCATCCACCCCGACATGACCGCCTTGGTGCCGCCCAAAGACCACGACTACGACAGCCTGCGCACTTTGATGAAATCGAAACCTTCATCGGGACACTGA
- a CDS encoding EAL domain-containing protein → MAGTASITCNTGGTPDRENQEMKFRAIFRSVQPYISALAVIATAAALVFAIYFTELGMQWITFLGGVLVAAILAEATRVSRLEWIATRRSAQLSALKDKLEHQTQLRKRAEEAIALSRPRLQLIDDVLTTMVALIDAEGNCRYHNRAFMEWLHLRPDQIHGQHIRKILGSSVYQESATSVRQALDGHHVQYERMQKMPDGAVYRLLVEHIPQFGEDGKVSGFFMLIDDITSPGDVQLAGTNKPEEQPHAGSKDAAFIREGSPSQDSFVDSFSEQVIGQKDANHIKAAIEKGAFRLFCQLITPLPSGSSEPEHYEILVRLIEEEEGMMPPGAFFPLAEKYGLMPHLDRWVVQHVAEWASHLNPSDERQKNSLFFINLADATISDHSFPEFLQLTLMEYGVPGAALCFEIPSTELTLRPVAVAEFAQRVRQAGCQLAISGFGHDRISFDLIRGFRVEFLKIDGNIIFNILRDPVELAKIIAIDRVAKSIGVKTIAELVENEETIAKLREVGIDYAQGFGISRPRPLSE, encoded by the coding sequence ATGGCCGGGACAGCATCCATCACCTGCAATACCGGAGGCACGCCAGATCGGGAGAATCAGGAAATGAAGTTCCGCGCCATCTTTCGCAGTGTTCAGCCATACATCTCCGCACTGGCAGTCATTGCCACGGCTGCGGCACTCGTTTTTGCCATCTACTTCACCGAGCTTGGCATGCAGTGGATCACTTTCCTGGGCGGCGTGCTGGTGGCCGCCATTCTTGCGGAAGCGACCCGGGTCTCGCGCCTGGAATGGATAGCGACCAGGCGCTCGGCACAATTGTCCGCGCTAAAAGACAAGCTCGAACACCAGACCCAGCTCCGCAAAAGAGCCGAGGAAGCGATCGCACTCAGCAGGCCTCGCTTGCAACTGATCGATGATGTTCTGACCACCATGGTTGCGCTGATCGATGCCGAAGGGAATTGCCGCTATCACAACCGGGCATTCATGGAATGGCTGCATCTGCGGCCTGACCAGATACACGGCCAGCACATACGCAAGATCCTGGGTTCCAGCGTGTACCAGGAATCGGCGACCTCGGTCCGCCAGGCCCTGGACGGTCATCATGTGCAATACGAGCGGATGCAGAAGATGCCTGATGGTGCGGTCTACCGCTTGCTGGTCGAGCACATTCCGCAATTCGGCGAGGATGGAAAAGTCAGCGGCTTCTTCATGCTGATCGACGACATCACCTCTCCGGGAGATGTGCAACTGGCCGGCACGAACAAACCTGAAGAACAGCCGCATGCCGGTAGCAAGGACGCTGCTTTCATTCGAGAAGGCTCCCCCAGTCAGGATTCCTTTGTGGATTCGTTCTCCGAACAGGTCATCGGGCAGAAGGATGCGAACCATATCAAGGCGGCGATCGAAAAAGGAGCGTTCCGCCTGTTCTGCCAGCTCATCACGCCCCTGCCATCCGGTTCCAGCGAGCCTGAGCATTACGAGATCCTGGTTCGCCTGATCGAAGAGGAGGAAGGCATGATGCCGCCGGGCGCATTCTTCCCGCTTGCCGAGAAATACGGCTTGATGCCGCACCTGGATCGATGGGTCGTGCAGCATGTGGCCGAATGGGCCTCGCATCTGAACCCGTCGGACGAAAGGCAGAAGAACTCGCTGTTCTTCATCAATCTGGCTGACGCAACGATCAGCGACCACAGTTTTCCGGAATTCCTCCAACTGACGCTGATGGAATACGGCGTACCCGGTGCCGCGCTGTGTTTCGAGATTCCCAGCACCGAGCTCACCTTGCGGCCAGTGGCCGTCGCCGAGTTCGCGCAAAGGGTCAGGCAGGCAGGCTGCCAGCTCGCGATCAGCGGCTTCGGCCACGACCGGATATCGTTCGACTTGATCCGCGGCTTCCGGGTAGAGTTCCTGAAGATCGACGGCAACATCATCTTCAACATCCTGCGCGATCCCGTGGAGCTGGCCAAGATCATCGCCATCGATCGCGTAGCCAAATCGATCGGCGTGAAAACGATCGCGGAGCTGGTCGAGAACGAAGAGACCATCGCCAAGCTGAGAGAAGTCGGCATCGATTATGCACAGGGATTTGGCATCTCCAGACCGAGACCGCTATCGGAATAA